A region of Faecalibacterium taiwanense DNA encodes the following proteins:
- a CDS encoding GNAT family N-acetyltransferase, protein MSKVYSWRKLNEKELTRVYLDEMRRDFPPTELKPLSMILNSEADGTAHTWGVFDGETLAAYLLMVRPAGSRVSQLDYFAVLPEYRSAGLGAQLLADLPQHERGAQAILIEAECPDKAEDEAMAVRRLGFYSRCGARDTGFTEHLFDAWFRILVLDCPGAGTFADRQAVDALVDCYRRTISETEWQKYVQFYCPDGTKYC, encoded by the coding sequence ATGAGCAAAGTGTACAGCTGGCGGAAACTGAACGAAAAAGAACTGACGCGGGTCTATCTGGACGAAATGCGGCGGGACTTTCCGCCCACGGAGCTAAAGCCCCTGAGCATGATCCTGAACAGCGAAGCGGACGGCACCGCCCACACATGGGGCGTGTTCGACGGCGAAACACTGGCGGCGTACCTGCTCATGGTGCGCCCGGCAGGCAGCAGGGTGAGCCAGCTGGATTACTTTGCCGTGCTGCCGGAATACCGTTCTGCAGGGCTGGGCGCGCAGCTGCTGGCCGACCTGCCGCAGCACGAGCGCGGTGCGCAGGCCATCCTCATTGAGGCCGAATGCCCGGATAAGGCGGAGGACGAAGCTATGGCTGTGCGGCGGCTGGGCTTTTACTCCCGGTGCGGCGCGCGGGACACCGGCTTCACCGAGCACCTGTTTGATGCATGGTTCCGCATTCTGGTGCTGGACTGCCCGGGTGCCGGTACCTTTGCGGACCGGCAGGCCGTGGATGCCCTGGTGGACTGCTACCGCCGCACCATCAGCGAGACCGAGTGGCAGAAGTACGTGCAGTTCTACTGCCCGGACGGAACAAAATACTGCTGA
- a CDS encoding twin-arginine translocation signal domain-containing protein: MAEKMTRRTFMKSAAAAAAAISLSGVLTGCGGSGQLADDEVQIGPFTVKVFGLDVDLGTESGTDKGAITGKVRLRYDAGGGSWQGGQYGDMFQASVGEAKLKQVSPAGTFFVSDTLLGKPFATEEKDLRLNFPDAEIKEAYRNGQPAVLKIVINGISETLFLVKKNGGYAATKTLPSLTTV, translated from the coding sequence ATGGCAGAAAAAATGACCCGGCGTACCTTTATGAAGAGCGCAGCAGCAGCGGCTGCAGCAATCTCTTTGTCCGGCGTGCTGACCGGCTGCGGCGGCAGCGGTCAGCTGGCAGACGACGAGGTCCAGATCGGACCCTTCACCGTGAAGGTCTTTGGTCTGGATGTGGATCTGGGCACGGAATCCGGCACGGACAAGGGTGCCATCACCGGCAAGGTGAGACTGCGCTATGACGCCGGCGGCGGCAGCTGGCAGGGCGGACAGTACGGCGACATGTTCCAAGCTTCCGTGGGCGAAGCAAAGCTGAAGCAGGTATCCCCCGCCGGGACTTTCTTTGTCTCCGACACGCTGTTGGGTAAGCCCTTTGCCACAGAGGAAAAAGATCTGAGGCTGAACTTCCCCGATGCAGAAATCAAGGAAGCTTACCGGAATGGTCAGCCTGCGGTGCTGAAGATCGTCATCAACGGCATCAGCGAGACGTTGTTCCTTGTCAAGAAGAATGGCGGCTATGCAGCCACCAAGACTCTGCCTTCCCTTACCACGGTTTGA
- a CDS encoding phosphate ABC transporter substrate-binding protein codes for MKKITRRSFITVCGAAAAAMALTACGGAASSTVASSAAESTSSSAAAETAAGTLSGNVATGGSTSMKNVIAALTEGFAEVEPGVTVSYDPTGSGAGITGATDKTLDIGLSSRALKDDEKNDVDGTTVALDGIAIVVNKASKVADLTVDQLKQMFTGEITNWKDVGGDDGEIVLVGREAGSGTRDGFESIVDVKDSCKYAQELTATGAVISAVEANPLAVGYASLSAVGDTVAMVTVEGVECSEDTVKDGSYKIQRPFVFVTNKSVTLSEQAQAFVDFATSKDAADLIRTAGAVPVNE; via the coding sequence ATGAAAAAGATCACTCGTCGTTCGTTTATCACTGTCTGCGGCGCTGCTGCTGCAGCGATGGCTCTGACCGCCTGCGGCGGTGCAGCCTCTTCCACTGTGGCATCCTCTGCTGCGGAGTCCACCTCTTCTTCTGCCGCTGCTGAGACCGCTGCAGGCACCCTGTCCGGCAATGTGGCTACCGGCGGTTCTACCTCTATGAAGAACGTCATCGCAGCCCTGACCGAGGGCTTTGCCGAGGTGGAGCCGGGGGTCACCGTCAGCTACGACCCCACCGGTTCCGGCGCAGGCATCACCGGTGCTACCGATAAGACGCTGGACATCGGCCTGTCCTCCCGCGCCCTGAAGGACGACGAGAAGAACGACGTGGACGGCACCACCGTGGCTCTGGACGGCATCGCCATCGTTGTCAACAAGGCCAGCAAGGTGGCAGACTTGACCGTGGACCAGCTGAAGCAGATGTTCACCGGCGAGATCACCAACTGGAAGGATGTGGGCGGCGACGACGGCGAGATCGTTCTGGTGGGCCGCGAGGCCGGTTCCGGCACCCGCGATGGCTTTGAGAGCATCGTGGACGTGAAGGACAGCTGCAAGTACGCACAGGAGCTGACCGCTACCGGCGCTGTCATCAGCGCTGTGGAGGCCAATCCTCTGGCCGTCGGCTACGCTTCCCTGTCCGCTGTGGGCGACACCGTCGCCATGGTCACCGTGGAGGGTGTGGAGTGCAGCGAGGATACCGTCAAGGACGGCAGCTACAAGATCCAGCGTCCCTTCGTGTTCGTCACCAACAAGAGCGTGACCCTGTCTGAGCAGGCACAGGCCTTTGTGGACTTTGCCACCAGCAAGGACGCTGCCGACCTCATCCGCACCGCAGGCGCTGTGCCGGTGAACGAGTAA
- the pstC gene encoding phosphate ABC transporter permease subunit PstC, which produces MNKKSYLSRVRLPRTPAEWLEAVMNFIFFLCGMLAVGCVVLISVYMVISGVPAIHKIGLFQFLLGTKWASTAAQPLFGILPFILSSIYGTLGAAIIGVPIGLLTAVFLSKAADPKLRTVVVTAIELLSGIPSVVFGLLGMQVLVPAVAKTFGKASGACLLSAIVVLSIMILPSIVSVSVTALNAVPPEYEQGSLALGATDTETWFKISIPAAKSGIAAGIVLGIGRAIGEAMAVMMVAGNSPNMPDSPFRSVTFLTTAIAKEMSYAGGLQRQALFSIALVLFVFIMIINVVLNVVLKGGSRDE; this is translated from the coding sequence ATGAACAAAAAATCCTATCTGAGCCGGGTGCGGCTGCCCCGCACACCCGCCGAATGGCTGGAAGCGGTGATGAACTTCATCTTCTTCCTGTGCGGTATGCTGGCGGTGGGCTGCGTGGTGCTCATCTCGGTGTACATGGTGATCTCCGGCGTGCCGGCCATCCACAAGATCGGCCTGTTCCAATTCCTGCTCGGCACAAAGTGGGCCTCCACGGCAGCCCAGCCGCTGTTCGGCATCCTGCCGTTCATCCTTTCCAGCATCTACGGCACGCTGGGCGCTGCCATCATCGGTGTGCCCATCGGCCTGCTGACGGCGGTGTTCCTCTCCAAGGCCGCCGACCCCAAGCTGCGCACCGTGGTGGTTACTGCCATCGAGCTGCTGTCCGGCATCCCCAGCGTGGTGTTCGGCCTGCTGGGCATGCAGGTGCTGGTGCCCGCCGTGGCAAAGACCTTCGGCAAGGCTTCCGGTGCCTGCCTGCTGAGCGCAATCGTGGTGCTTTCCATCATGATCTTGCCCAGCATCGTGTCCGTGTCGGTCACGGCGCTGAACGCCGTGCCGCCGGAGTATGAGCAGGGCAGTTTGGCACTGGGTGCCACCGACACCGAAACATGGTTCAAGATCAGCATTCCGGCAGCCAAAAGCGGCATTGCCGCAGGCATTGTGCTGGGCATCGGCCGTGCCATCGGCGAGGCCATGGCGGTGATGATGGTGGCAGGCAACAGCCCCAACATGCCGGACAGTCCCTTCCGCAGCGTCACCTTCCTGACCACCGCCATCGCCAAGGAGATGAGCTATGCCGGCGGTCTGCAGCGGCAGGCGCTGTTCAGCATCGCGCTGGTGCTGTTCGTCTTTATCATGATCATCAATGTTGTGCTGAACGTTGTGCTGAAGGGAGGAAGCCGGGATGAATAA
- the pstA gene encoding phosphate ABC transporter permease PstA: MNKGLSPSRQMWNRVMTALVWASAVLVMVLVAGIIGMVLVRGIPHISWKFLSTTASVLKKTDGILPAILNTLYVIVLTLLIVLPLGVGAAVYLTEYASNRRLIEVIEFTNETLAGIPSIIYGLVGMLVFSQALGFQTCLLSGSLTLVVMNLPTIIRTTQESLKTVPQGYREGAMGLGAGKWHIIRTIVLPCSIDGIVTGCILAVGRIVGESAALLFTAGAAEVIAKSVAKAYTSNGATLSVLLYLRAFEDGDFASAWGIGAVLLVLVLVINLAARLAKTKLKQKQ; encoded by the coding sequence ATGAATAAGGGCCTTTCGCCTTCCCGTCAGATGTGGAACCGGGTCATGACCGCACTGGTCTGGGCCAGCGCCGTTCTGGTGATGGTTCTGGTGGCCGGTATCATCGGCATGGTGCTGGTGCGGGGCATCCCCCACATCAGCTGGAAGTTCCTTTCCACCACCGCCAGTGTGCTGAAAAAGACCGACGGCATCCTGCCTGCCATCCTCAACACACTGTATGTCATTGTGCTGACATTACTGATCGTACTGCCTCTGGGCGTGGGCGCGGCGGTCTACCTGACCGAGTATGCCTCCAACCGGCGGCTCATCGAGGTCATCGAGTTCACCAACGAAACGCTGGCGGGCATCCCCAGCATCATCTACGGTCTGGTGGGTATGCTGGTGTTCAGTCAGGCGCTGGGCTTCCAGACCTGTCTGCTGTCCGGTTCACTCACGCTGGTGGTCATGAACCTGCCCACCATCATCCGAACCACGCAGGAATCCCTCAAGACGGTGCCGCAGGGCTACCGGGAGGGTGCCATGGGCTTGGGTGCAGGCAAGTGGCACATCATCCGCACCATCGTGCTGCCCTGCAGCATCGACGGCATCGTGACCGGCTGCATTCTGGCTGTGGGCCGCATCGTGGGCGAAAGTGCCGCCCTGCTCTTCACCGCCGGTGCCGCAGAGGTCATTGCCAAGAGCGTGGCCAAAGCCTACACCTCCAACGGTGCCACCCTGTCGGTGCTGCTGTACCTGCGTGCCTTTGAGGACGGCGATTTCGCTTCCGCATGGGGCATCGGTGCGGTGCTGCTGGTGCTGGTGCTGGTCATCAACCTTGCGGCGCGGCTGGCAAAGACCAAGCTGAAACAGAAACAGTAA
- the phoU gene encoding phosphate signaling complex protein PhoU: protein MSIRKQYDTDLESLKNSLTEMGRNSADAVENALEALCVADADAAAAIVKEDARINNMERDIEHRCMTLLLRQQPVAGDLRRISTAMKVVTDIERIGDHAADIAEIIPHLVTVRKEGDAAVSQAIAMGKKAHQMILNALDALTAEDENAARRVIAADDEVDYDFNAIKHQLAQEIAEDPGKVDAALDLLMVIKYLERIGDHAVNVAEWVQFVRTGRYKDESMF, encoded by the coding sequence ATGAGTATCCGTAAACAGTACGACACCGATCTGGAATCGCTGAAAAATTCGCTGACCGAAATGGGCCGCAACTCTGCCGATGCCGTGGAGAACGCTCTGGAAGCGCTCTGCGTTGCTGATGCCGATGCGGCTGCGGCCATCGTGAAGGAGGATGCCCGCATCAACAATATGGAGCGGGATATCGAGCACCGCTGCATGACATTGCTGCTGCGTCAGCAGCCGGTGGCAGGCGATCTGCGCCGCATCTCCACTGCCATGAAGGTGGTCACGGACATCGAGCGCATCGGCGACCATGCCGCCGACATCGCCGAGATCATCCCCCACCTTGTCACCGTCCGCAAAGAGGGCGACGCGGCGGTAAGTCAGGCCATTGCCATGGGCAAAAAGGCTCACCAGATGATCCTGAATGCCCTCGATGCCCTGACGGCAGAGGACGAAAATGCCGCCCGCAGGGTGATCGCCGCAGACGACGAGGTGGATTACGACTTCAACGCCATCAAGCATCAGCTGGCGCAGGAGATCGCCGAAGATCCCGGCAAGGTGGATGCAGCGCTGGACCTGCTGATGGTCATCAAGTATCTGGAGCGCATCGGCGACCACGCCGTGAATGTGGCCGAGTGGGTGCAGTTCGTGCGCACCGGCCGCTATAAGGACGAGAGCATGTTCTGA
- a CDS encoding helix-turn-helix transcriptional regulator translates to MTQTNPILPEVRAGTVSREALVQAALKEITQNYREASLSNVAREYGVSLAYVSECVRAQTGRTYKELLQKHRMETAARMLRRSDMNIQQIISLVGYENTSYFYRLFHERYGLSPREYRLVRTGHGRASA, encoded by the coding sequence ATGACACAGACGAATCCTATCCTGCCGGAAGTCAGGGCCGGAACGGTCAGCCGCGAAGCACTGGTGCAGGCAGCACTCAAAGAGATCACCCAGAATTACCGCGAAGCAAGCCTTTCCAACGTGGCACGGGAGTACGGCGTTTCGCTGGCATATGTCAGCGAGTGCGTGCGTGCCCAGACCGGACGCACCTATAAGGAATTGCTGCAAAAGCACCGTATGGAGACCGCTGCCCGCATGCTGCGCCGCAGCGACATGAACATCCAGCAGATCATTTCTCTGGTGGGCTACGAGAACACCAGCTATTTCTACCGCCTGTTCCACGAGCGGTATGGTCTCAGCCCGCGGGAATACCGGCTGGTGCGCACCGGCCATGGCCGCGCCAGCGCATAA
- a CDS encoding GNAT family N-acetyltransferase, producing the protein MFRGAVRGDLPQILKIYAHARAVMKASGNPTQWGDNFPPQELLEEDIDSNRLFLYVVNGQIEAVFAFILGADPTYAAIEDGQWLDDTLPYGTVHRLASAGKHKGVASAVLDWSMEHCQSLRADTHADNKIMQHLLEKNGFTRCGIIHVADGSPRFAYQKLAPTQPLG; encoded by the coding sequence ATGTTTCGTGGAGCAGTGAGAGGGGATCTGCCCCAGATCCTGAAGATCTACGCCCATGCACGTGCAGTCATGAAGGCATCTGGCAACCCGACCCAGTGGGGGGATAATTTCCCGCCGCAGGAACTGCTGGAGGAGGATATCGACTCGAACCGGTTGTTCCTCTATGTGGTCAACGGCCAGATCGAGGCCGTATTTGCATTTATTCTGGGGGCGGACCCCACCTACGCCGCCATTGAGGACGGCCAGTGGCTGGACGATACCCTGCCCTATGGCACGGTGCACCGTCTGGCATCGGCCGGAAAGCACAAGGGCGTGGCATCGGCAGTGCTGGACTGGAGCATGGAGCACTGCCAGAGCCTGCGTGCCGACACCCACGCCGACAACAAGATCATGCAGCATCTGCTGGAAAAGAACGGCTTTACCCGCTGCGGCATCATCCATGTGGCAGACGGCTCGCCCCGCTTTGCCTACCAGAAGCTTGCCCCCACCCAGCCGCTGGGTTGA
- the sstT gene encoding serine/threonine transporter SstT, which produces MNKAVARYNGISLIVRILIGLIIGAVLALVAPGAGWVGELGSLFVGALKGIAPVLVFVIVASALAQGSSKLDRRFGTVIWLYMLTTFLAAAIAVVTSFMFPVTVVLADAAQSDVVPQGLGEVMGTLLTNFVANPVSAIMSGNYIGILFWACMFGVAMKKIGSDTTKTFMANTADAVSQIVRWIINLAPFGIMGLVYTNVSGNGLAIFTQYGKLLALLVGTMLFMALIVSPFIMFIYLGCNPYPLVFRCLRESGLTAFFTRSSAANIPVNMALCEKLGLDKDMYSVSIPLGATINMDGAAITITIMTLAAANTLGIQVSLPAAIVLSAMSALGACGASGVAGGSLLLIPMACSLFGISNDVAMQMVGVGFIIGVVQDSVETALNSAGDVEFAATAEYHQWRKQGKPLPEFLTGKKN; this is translated from the coding sequence TTGAATAAGGCAGTTGCCCGTTACAACGGCATCAGCCTGATCGTTCGCATTCTGATCGGCCTGATCATTGGTGCGGTGCTGGCTCTGGTGGCCCCCGGTGCAGGCTGGGTGGGTGAACTGGGCAGCCTGTTCGTTGGCGCACTGAAGGGCATCGCCCCGGTGCTGGTGTTCGTGATTGTGGCAAGTGCTCTGGCACAGGGCTCTTCCAAGCTGGACCGCCGCTTCGGCACGGTCATCTGGCTGTACATGCTCACCACCTTTCTGGCTGCGGCCATCGCAGTGGTGACCAGCTTTATGTTCCCGGTCACGGTCGTGCTGGCAGACGCTGCCCAGTCGGACGTGGTGCCGCAGGGTCTGGGCGAAGTGATGGGCACTCTGCTCACCAACTTTGTGGCAAACCCCGTCAGTGCCATCATGAGCGGCAACTACATCGGCATCCTGTTCTGGGCCTGCATGTTCGGCGTGGCCATGAAGAAGATCGGCTCTGACACCACCAAGACCTTTATGGCAAACACCGCCGATGCGGTCTCCCAGATCGTGCGCTGGATCATCAATCTGGCACCCTTCGGCATCATGGGTCTGGTCTACACCAATGTTTCCGGCAACGGCCTTGCCATCTTTACCCAGTACGGCAAGCTGCTGGCTCTGCTGGTGGGCACCATGCTGTTCATGGCCCTCATCGTCTCCCCCTTCATCATGTTTATCTATCTGGGCTGCAACCCCTATCCGCTGGTGTTCCGCTGCCTGCGCGAGTCCGGCCTGACCGCCTTCTTCACCCGCAGCTCCGCCGCCAACATCCCCGTGAACATGGCCCTGTGCGAAAAACTGGGTCTGGACAAGGATATGTACTCCGTCTCCATCCCGCTGGGTGCCACCATCAACATGGACGGTGCCGCCATCACCATCACCATCATGACGCTGGCCGCTGCTAACACCTTGGGCATTCAGGTGTCTCTGCCTGCAGCCATCGTGCTGAGCGCTATGAGCGCTCTGGGTGCCTGCGGTGCTTCCGGCGTGGCCGGCGGTTCCCTGCTGCTGATCCCCATGGCCTGCTCCCTGTTCGGCATCTCCAACGATGTCGCCATGCAGATGGTGGGTGTCGGCTTCATCATCGGCGTGGTGCAGGACTCTGTTGAGACTGCCCTGAACTCTGCCGGTGACGTGGAGTTCGCTGCTACCGCCGAGTATCATCAGTGGCGCAAGCAGGGCAAGCCCCTGCCGGAGTTTTTAACTGGTAAGAAGAACTGA
- a CDS encoding ECF transporter S component has product MKTNPHSTTRSLVLAALFLALAFVLPMITGHVPQVGNMLCPMHFPILLCGFVLGGPWGLAVGFIAPLVRSVLFGMPPMFPIAISMAFELAAYGLVSGVLWHKVKHTVSMMYASLVTAMVAGRLVWGAVRFVLAGLTGSSFPFSAFLSGALLTAVPGIVAQLVLIPLILIALQKAKFMD; this is encoded by the coding sequence ATGAAAACGAACCCTCATTCCACCACCCGCAGCCTCGTGCTGGCTGCACTGTTCCTTGCACTGGCCTTCGTGCTGCCCATGATCACCGGCCATGTGCCGCAGGTGGGCAACATGCTGTGCCCGATGCACTTTCCCATTCTGCTGTGCGGCTTTGTGCTGGGCGGCCCATGGGGCCTTGCCGTGGGCTTCATTGCTCCGCTGGTGCGGTCGGTGCTGTTCGGCATGCCGCCGATGTTCCCCATCGCCATCTCCATGGCCTTTGAGCTGGCCGCCTACGGCCTTGTGTCCGGCGTGCTCTGGCACAAGGTGAAGCATACCGTGTCCATGATGTACGCTTCTCTTGTCACCGCCATGGTGGCGGGCCGTTTGGTCTGGGGTGCAGTACGCTTTGTGCTGGCCGGCCTGACCGGTTCCAGCTTCCCGTTCAGCGCGTTTTTGTCCGGTGCGCTGCTCACCGCTGTGCCGGGCATCGTGGCTCAGCTGGTGCTCATCCCGCTGATTCTGATTGCTCTGCAGAAGGCAAAGTTCATGGATTGA
- a CDS encoding transketolase, translating into MTNAEKFTLAKHACHIRMGVIEGTHSAKCGHPGGSLDIAELLSYLYFVEMNIDPKDPKKADRDRLVLSKGHAAPALYAALAERGYFPVEDLKTLRKIGSYLQGHPNMNETPGVDMSTGSLGQGVSAACGMALGAKHAGKPINVYTILGDGEVEEGECWEAFMFAAHYGLSNLCVVLDRNHLQIDGTTETVMNSAPLEEKLKAFNFNVVTIDGHDYDQIEAAMQAFHAETAKPTCIIMDTTKGKGVSFMTNSVDWHGKGPNDDEYKIAIEELNAAYAALEQEEN; encoded by the coding sequence ATGACAAATGCAGAAAAATTTACTCTGGCCAAGCACGCCTGCCACATCCGCATGGGCGTGATCGAGGGCACGCACAGCGCAAAGTGCGGCCATCCGGGCGGCAGTCTGGATATCGCCGAGCTGCTGAGCTACCTCTATTTTGTGGAAATGAACATTGACCCGAAGGACCCCAAGAAGGCCGACCGCGACCGTCTGGTGCTGTCCAAGGGCCATGCTGCACCGGCACTGTATGCAGCGCTGGCAGAGCGCGGCTATTTCCCGGTGGAAGACCTTAAGACCCTGCGTAAGATCGGCAGCTATCTGCAGGGCCACCCCAACATGAACGAGACCCCGGGCGTGGATATGTCCACCGGCAGTCTGGGTCAGGGCGTGTCTGCCGCCTGCGGCATGGCACTGGGTGCCAAGCACGCCGGTAAGCCCATCAACGTCTACACCATCCTGGGCGACGGCGAGGTGGAAGAGGGCGAGTGCTGGGAAGCCTTCATGTTTGCCGCACACTACGGCCTTTCCAACCTGTGCGTTGTGCTGGACCGCAACCACCTGCAGATCGACGGCACCACCGAGACCGTGATGAACAGCGCCCCGCTGGAAGAGAAGCTGAAGGCCTTCAACTTCAATGTTGTTACCATCGACGGCCACGACTACGACCAGATCGAAGCCGCCATGCAGGCATTCCATGCAGAGACTGCAAAGCCCACCTGCATCATCATGGACACCACAAAGGGCAAGGGCGTTTCCTTTATGACCAACTCCGTGGACTGGCACGGCAAGGGCCCCAACGATGACGAGTACAAGATCGCAATTGAGGAACTGAACGCCGCATACGCCGCGCTGGAGCAGGAGGAAAACTAA
- a CDS encoding transketolase family protein — MADVKKIATRESYGNTLKELAAEGHEDLVVLDADLAAATKTGMFRKAYPDRHFDCGIAEGNMMGVAAGLSTMGYVPFVSSFAMFAAGRAFEQVRNSIGYPHLNVKIGATHGGISVGEDGASHQCCEDFALMRSIPGMTVICPADDVEARAAVRAAYAMEGPVYLRFGRLAVPVFHDAENYHFEIGKGEQITEGSDIAIIATGLMVNEARMAAEQLAAEGIHARVINIHTIKPLDEEIVLKAAKECGKVITAEEHNVIGGLGEAVCAVLSEKLPTPVRRVGVQDVFGCSGPAWDLLKFYGLDAATICKTAHEMLGK; from the coding sequence ATGGCAGATGTGAAGAAGATCGCTACCCGTGAAAGCTACGGCAACACCCTGAAGGAGCTGGCCGCCGAAGGCCACGAAGATCTGGTGGTGCTGGACGCAGACCTTGCTGCTGCCACCAAGACCGGTATGTTCCGCAAGGCTTACCCGGATCGTCATTTTGACTGCGGCATTGCCGAGGGCAACATGATGGGCGTGGCTGCGGGCCTGTCCACCATGGGCTACGTGCCCTTTGTTTCCAGCTTTGCCATGTTCGCCGCCGGCCGTGCCTTTGAGCAGGTGCGCAACTCTATTGGCTATCCCCACCTGAACGTGAAAATCGGTGCCACCCACGGCGGCATCTCGGTGGGCGAGGACGGCGCTTCCCATCAGTGCTGCGAGGACTTTGCCCTCATGCGCAGCATCCCCGGCATGACCGTGATCTGCCCCGCCGACGATGTGGAGGCCCGCGCCGCTGTGCGTGCTGCCTACGCAATGGAAGGCCCCGTCTATCTGCGCTTTGGCCGTTTGGCTGTGCCTGTGTTCCACGACGCCGAGAACTATCACTTCGAGATCGGCAAGGGCGAGCAGATCACTGAGGGCAGCGACATTGCCATCATCGCCACCGGCCTGATGGTCAACGAAGCCCGCATGGCTGCGGAGCAGCTGGCCGCTGAGGGCATCCACGCCCGGGTCATCAACATCCACACCATCAAGCCTCTGGACGAGGAGATCGTCCTCAAGGCTGCAAAGGAGTGCGGCAAGGTCATCACCGCCGAGGAGCACAACGTCATCGGCGGTCTGGGCGAGGCCGTCTGTGCCGTGCTGAGCGAAAAGCTGCCCACCCCTGTGCGCCGCGTAGGCGTGCAGGACGTGTTCGGCTGCTCCGGCCCGGCATGGGACCTGCTGAAGTTCTACGGTCTGGATGCTGCCACCATCTGCAAGACTGCCCACGAAATGCTGGGCAAATAA
- a CDS encoding MurR/RpiR family transcriptional regulator, with protein MLTEKAEGRIAMLIVDKLAFQEKLSEGEKTLAAYILAHGMEIAKYSTRSLAEVTYTSPPTVLRLCKKLGFTGFDDFKQNFVRELEYLDQQQGKVDFNFPFAENDSPMRVAQNIGELYEEAVKDTMQLLRYEDLHKAVLLLKYHEEIHIFSAGTAINQAESFREKMLKIGKRVVIFNNLNYQRYQACCLSERDLAMIISYSGETAQMLEIARQCKRSGTPILALTSFGENSLTCYADCKLTLSTKESIYQNLGDYASHLSMTLLLDILYSEYFRQNYQKNYTYKLERARELEQHRTSTNPILLNLHKENAE; from the coding sequence ATGCTTACAGAAAAAGCGGAAGGGAGAATCGCAATGCTGATCGTGGACAAACTTGCGTTTCAGGAAAAACTTTCGGAAGGGGAAAAAACGCTGGCCGCCTATATTTTGGCGCATGGGATGGAAATTGCCAAATATTCCACCCGCAGTCTGGCAGAAGTGACCTACACCTCTCCGCCGACCGTCCTGCGCCTTTGCAAAAAGCTGGGTTTTACCGGCTTTGATGACTTCAAGCAAAATTTTGTGCGTGAACTGGAATATCTCGACCAGCAACAGGGCAAGGTGGATTTCAATTTTCCCTTTGCTGAAAACGACAGCCCCATGCGGGTGGCGCAGAACATCGGCGAGCTGTACGAAGAAGCCGTCAAGGACACTATGCAGCTTCTCCGGTACGAAGACCTGCACAAAGCGGTGCTCCTGCTCAAATATCACGAGGAAATCCACATTTTTTCCGCCGGGACGGCCATCAATCAGGCCGAATCCTTCCGAGAAAAGATGCTCAAGATCGGCAAGCGGGTGGTCATTTTCAACAATCTGAACTACCAGCGGTATCAGGCCTGCTGTCTGTCCGAGAGGGACCTTGCCATGATCATTTCCTATTCCGGCGAAACGGCGCAGATGCTGGAGATTGCCCGGCAGTGCAAACGCTCCGGAACACCCATCCTTGCGCTGACCAGCTTTGGCGAAAACAGCCTGACCTGTTATGCGGATTGCAAGCTGACCCTTTCCACCAAAGAAAGCATCTATCAGAATCTTGGGGACTATGCTTCCCATCTGTCCATGACCCTTCTACTGGACATCTTGTATTCCGAGTACTTCCGGCAGAACTACCAGAAGAATTATACCTACAAGCTGGAACGCGCCCGAGAGCTGGAACAGCACCGCACCTCCACCAATCCTATTTTGTTGAATCTGCACAAAGAAAATGCGGAATGA